The genome window CAGAAGTGGGTGGATTCGAGCATTTCCAAGACGGCCAACGTGCCCACCGACTATCCCTACGAGGACTTCAAGGATATCTATCTCTATGCCTATGAGCAGGGCCTGAAGGGTTGCACCACCTTCCGCTTCAACCCGGAGGCGTTTCAGGGTGTGCTGGTCAAGGAGAAGGATCTGGAGAACACCACCTACGTGTTCGTGCTCGAGGATGGTTCGAAGCTCGAGGTCAAGGGCAACGAGGAGGTCGAGTACGACGGCGAGGTGCACACCGCCGCCAATCTCTACGATGCCCTCAAGGAGGGGTATTACGGCAAATTCTGATCCCGTTGCCGGCAGGGCACGGGATCCCGGCAAGAGGTTCCAGGAACATGACCATCAGAATCGAGAAGAAGATCGTCGATTACAAGGTCCGCAAGGACGAGGAAGAAGAGGCCGGTGCGGCAGAGGCGCCCGTTGCCGGGGCGCCGCCGCAGGAAGACAAGGTGGTCCAGCTCACCGAGAAGCTGGAGCGTCCGGAAATGCTGCTGGGCTCCACCTACAAGATCAAGACGCCGCTGTCCGAGCATGCGCTCTATGTCACCATCAACGACGTTATCCTCAATGCCGGCACCGAGCATGAGCTGCGCCGTCCCTTCGAGATCTTCATCAATTCGAAGAACATGGACCACTTCCAGTGGATCGTGGCGCTGACACGGATCATCTCGGCGGTATTCCGCAAGGGGGGCGACGTGACCTTCCTGGTCGAGGAGCTGCGCTCGGTGTTCGACCCGCGCGGCGGCTACTTCAAGAAGGGCGGCAAGTACATGCCCTCGCTGGTGGCTGAGATCGG of Thiohalobacter sp. contains these proteins:
- a CDS encoding TSCPD domain-containing protein yields the protein MTIRIEKKIVDYKVRKDEEEEAGAAEAPVAGAPPQEDKVVQLTEKLERPEMLLGSTYKIKTPLSEHALYVTINDVILNAGTEHELRRPFEIFINSKNMDHFQWIVALTRIISAVFRKGGDVTFLVEELRSVFDPRGGYFKKGGKYMPSLVAEIGDAIECHLRMIGLLADEGLDEHQQRLIAEKRAQYEASVKAAEASESGEFPDGAQLCPKCNTKAAIQMDGCLTCLNCGESKCG